The sequence below is a genomic window from Lolium perenne isolate Kyuss_39 chromosome 7, Kyuss_2.0, whole genome shotgun sequence.
ctccgtgaacacatgtgatcctcgcatcaccgccatcccctccggttgtcccgatttctgtcacttcggggcctttggtttcggacagcgacatgtgtatacaacttggaggtaagatcataaaacaatgcatatcatgatgaaataataacatgttcagatctgagatcatggcactcgggccctagtgataagcattaagcataacaagttgcaacaatatcatcaaagtaccaattacgaacactaggcactatgccctaacaatcttatgctattacatgaccaatctcatccaatccctaccatccccttcagcctacagcgggggaattactcacacatggatgggggaaacattgctggtctatggagaggcgtcggtggtgatgatggcgatgatctcctccaattccccgtcccggtgaagtgccagaacggagtttctggtcccgagacggagtttcgcgatgtggcggcgttctggagggtttctggcgacttcgacttctccccgtgcgtttttaggtcgaaggcgttaagtagtccaaaggagggcgtcggaggccggccgagggggccacacgctagggccgcgcgcccccctcctgggccgcgccaccctagtgtgtggggccctcgggcctccacctggctcgcccttctggctccgtcattcttctggaaaaataagacctttcgcataaattccgaggattttcctgaaagttggatttctgcacaaaaacgagacaccagaacagttctgctgaaaacagcgttagtccgtgttagttgtatccaaaatacacaaattagaggcaaaactatagcaaaagtgttcgggaaagtagatacgttttggacgtatcagtcggcATCCCCTACTGGCGCATCGGCTCGGCTcctcaccgccgccacagcctctGCGCCGAGCACTAACCGCCACACCGCCACAGCAATGGCGCCCTAAACCTGCTCCTTGGCCCTGATCATGGACATTGCCTCTTCCTGCGAACCCAGCCGCGGTTTGAAAACAATACAACTATTACTGGCAACTGTTGCAAGGTGAGAATCCGAAAGATCATCAAGGAGTGAGAAGTCATTACCTTGGTTCTTGTTCTTGTCGGAGCATCTCTCGAGGTTCTTCTCATCCCCTCTCCGTTGTGCCCTCTCCATGACGGGCGTCCCTGCTGCAGCCCCCCTATTCCGTGCGCTCTTGCGCGCTGAGGCCGCCGCCCCAATGACCTGCTTCTTCCTGGTGTATGGCTCCGTCTTGGTACGTGGGACTTGAGGGACTGGGAACGCGGACGCGACCTCATGATCCTTGCGCGGCGCGTTCAGCTCCTGCATCTCCTCCAGCGCCCTCTCTCCCGACACCGCCTCCCGCTCGTCCCTCCTCGCCATTTTGGCTGGCGGCTGGCTGTCCGCCACCCATGATGTGAGTGGGTCCCTCATCTACGAGCCTGCGTAAGTAGAGAGTAAGGAGCcctccaccatgggccccccacgCCCCGCGTCACCACCACAAAAATAGATCGATAAATTGTAAGACAGTTCTGCTAATGTGGGTGAAGGGTGGTCTACCGATCTGTAACAGATTGATCTCGTTTCAAGTTGCATGAACGCGCGATTACAGATCTGGAACACAACCATATCGATTGTTGCTTCCCAGCTCCCGATTGGCAAATTCCATCCGGCCGTTCGATCGTTTTTGGCTCACCCGAGCTAGCACGACCCCGTTTCCAACCTCAAATCATCATCATAATGAACATGCGGCCCTAACCCTAGTCCTCATCGACATCCTTTCATGGACGCCGGTCAGGTCCGCGTGCCGTTTCCGATGCATGTCCAAAGAGTGGCTTGCTCTAATCTCCGACCCAGTCTTCATCGCCAAGCACAAGTACCGCGCCGCGCCGGAGCCATGTCTCGTGGCCAGCTTCTATGAGGGACGCACCGATAGTGGCGTGTTGGTGACGGACATGAAGGGCAACGTGGTTAGGGCGATCAGAGGCCTAGATCGCTTTCCTTTGGTTCACTCGAGTCTTGACAACCTCGTCTCCGTCTCCTCCTATGACCTTGCCACCCGCGTGGTCGATGTCGTCACTGGGACGGTGCTCTTGACCATCCCGCAACCGAGCACGCAGCCGTGGCACAGGGCCTTCATCATCGTGCTTGGCCGCGCCGCTGTCTGCCTGTCTCCGGTTGCTGCAAAGTGGTGCGCCTCATCCAACATCCCGTGAGCGAGTACGGCGGTCGACTCAAGCAGACCATGGAGGTTCTCAAGTTGGAAGATGGCGCTGAGTGGAGGCAAGCAGAACCGCCTCCATCCCTTGTCTCGTTCGACCATTTCCGCGATAGCTCTTGGGCCACCGTCAATGGTACTGTGCACTTCGTCTCCGGCAACATGTATGGGGCTCCAGCGAACCGTGTGCTATGCTTCAACCTCGAGAGCGAGGAGTGGACCAAGTCGATCGAAGGCCCGCTAACTGCAGAGCCTGAACTATGGAGGAAGACAGGCAAAATTCGCATCGGCAAGTTCAAGGACGCCTTGTGCGGAagcaaatttggtgcacatgagcaccagtgctcctagtttttaaaatatttaaaaattgTATATCTGCGTTTCAAAAAATCGTCAAATTTATTCCGTGAATACATACATATGTTCTGAATATTCGTGCAAAGTTTTGGTAGaaattgcattgtattttgagctacagggAAAAAAAATTTGTGGCTACGTATAGGGCCGGGTAgatatttgtcagaaatttgtcttttttgtatagctcaaaatacaacatatttttcTCTAAAATTCATACCGTATCTTTggaatgtttatatgtatgtggTTATTTATTATAAATTCATTTGGAATTTAAAAAATATGATTTCTAAAAAACAGAAGCACTGTTGCTCATGTGTCAAAGACACTTTTCGGGCCTTGTGCATGATTCAGCCGGAGGTACGGTGGACCAACCACCCATGTGCCAACATATGGCTCCTGGTTAATCCTGACATCAGCATATAGGTGAAGAGATACGTGATCCCGATGGCCAGCCCCTCTGATGGCAttgataggaaaagcataggaataggaaaagtATCtaaaaggataggaaaagcataggaatagaaaaagtataggattggaatgacatgtctactttaaacctataggaagatgaagtttgtttgattgtagcaaaagaatttttccatgaggtatgagctaatgcttttttcctataggaattacactacaagattcctatatgaatttttcctatagaatatgttcctatgaatcaaacaacatgtaaaggaatttttcccataggaaccaaatcctacacaatttctatgcaaatcctttgaatcaaaggagccctgaaTCTTTGTGGGTGATGCCCGATGGTGTGAAGTTGCTCTTATGCTACTACTCCATCAAAAGATCGCCTTTAAAGGTGTATGATCCGTGCTCCGGAACATTCACGGATGCCATGAAGATGCCAAAACATGCCTTTGGCAGAATCGGCCTCTGTAACCTCCACTTAGATCGCTTTGTTGCACTTTCAGATCCATCTAATAATGTCAACGTTTAATCTACGTACGATTATGTTGTGTCTTTGTCAACTCTGTTTCTCGCTATGGACAAGCTAGCCATATTCTTCATCAGCCAAAAAAAGATCCGCAACTTCTCTCCTACTCTCGTTCTTGCATTGCACCAGTTTAATTACCATGTCCACTTTGTTTAATCACTATTTTTACTAGACAAAGAAAGGTTGAGGTTTGGGACCGAGCATTGGTATACATATTGAATATATTTCAATTTGAGCACTATTTGCTTGATACCAACTTCACTCAGCAAGCGCTGCTTTGCCATTGATCTCATGTATATTAACTAGAGGAGTTGATAGCATAAAGTTATTATCGTATTTATGCTCGAATTCCAGAAAAACTAGCACTTTACGTTTTCGTTAAAAAAGAACTACCGCTTTAGTGCAATTTTTTTTTAATGTGCACTAAACTCGATTTAATCAGGGATTGAACACCGATTCTCACTAGATGGGCCCACAGACAGGCTGACGTGGCAGAACGTGTCTGTGCATATTTGCGGAAAACACCTCCATATATTGTATCTTCATATATTGTGTCCTCTTTCTATTTCTCCATGTAAAAATATTTTTGTATCCCTTTCTATTTCCATGTCGTTGAGCCATCCCCGCGATGTCGCTATCTTGGACCAAATCATGCCCGTGCGAGCTTGGGCAGGGTCTGCTTGGCGGCCAGAACTGAGGCCGGCGGCAAGAGACCAAGGGCGCGAGCTCTACTTGCAGCGGTCGACCATGAGCAACGCCAGTGCTGATGTTGTTATTCCCACCGTTGCCATACCTTGTGCGGTTCAACCAGAGGCCGACGAAGCCCAAAAATGGATGGTGATTACCTAAGGAGCCGAAGCCCACAAACCGGGTGTGTGACACAAGAAGTAGCGCATACAAGGGAACCCTAACATGTACCCAACCTGGAGTCCTGAGACCTGGCCTTCTTTATAAGGACCAGGAGTGATCGAGGATACACaatctagagagagagagagagcaccaTCAGTGCGACATTGTAACCCTAATCATCATGAATCAAGAACTGACGAGCAACACCATAGCCAGATGATGTAACCTATCTTGTGGCAGGTGATATAGTCGTGTCGTAATAGAATGCATGTGTTCCTGTAAAAAAAATAACATTTGGCAGTTTCAAAATATATTGCACATCTAAATAAATGCATATGGAGTTCAACTGAATATAGGTAACCATATTCATACTGAGTGCCAAATCCCATCACCAACTGAAATGCTCGTTAGTTGATGGCTCTTTTGATGATGAAGAAAGGGTAGGTACTAGTATGATTGTAGGAGACTCTACTAGATCAATTATCTTCTCTACAGCTGCCCACTATATTATAATGAGGCCTTGGAAGCAGAAGTAAGTGCGGTGATGGAGGGTTTAGCTCTAGCTCATCAGTGGTCGAAGGAACCAGTCATCATCCAAACTGATTTTAAATCGGTGATATCCGCAGTGCGAGAGGATACATGTAATAGATCGGTGTATGGCCATCTTTTGAGCAAGTAACACGCCTGATTAGTCTCCATGAAGTTAGTTTCGTCAAGTAGATCAGTAGCTGCAATAGATAGGCGATTATATCTATAAAAAAGAACTACACTATACTTACCTTGAGCAATTAGCCCTGCTTTGTAATTGATCTCATGTATGCTTTATTTTTATGTTGGAGTGGAGAGCTGCACGATTGCGTGCTTAATTTGCTACTGATCTCATCTATGCCTTGGTACCATGTTCATTGTCTGATCATGGACACACAAAAACCTCGGCTAACTATTGTTGCAAAGTAGACTGGATCTTATAGAAAAACATGCCAAAATGTAGACAGCTCGCAAGATTTATATAGACAACTTAGCTTAGAGAAGCCATATTTGTCGGTGTACATTTGTTTTTCGAGTTACACATTTACAGTTGTCTTTCTACGCACTGGATCACCTTGTCAGCCCACTCAGCGATTTTGGGCTCAGCAAGATCCAGTAAGGCCCAACGAATCGATCCATTCCAACACGCTAGGCCCAGTGGTAATGACGTAATTTCGTCCGCACGGCCGCACCTATATACTCCCTCTCCCTCCCAaccctaccgcgccgccgcccccgaaGCCACCCGCCTCCTCCTGCCGCCTGCCGAGGTTGGTCGCCCGCCGGACGCGATGGCTCCCACCAAGAAGACGGTACGCTACGAACCCTAGCACAGCCCCTCCATCCGTTCCGAGCTGATCCTGCTCCGTGCTGATGCGGCGGTGGTGGTTTTCTGACGCGGTTCGATTCGGTTTTGCAGAAGAAGAGCACGGAGAACATCAACAACAAGCTGCAGCTGGTGATGAAGAGCGGCAAGTACACGCTCGGCTACAGGACCGTCCTCAAGACGCTCCGGAGCTCCAAGGGTATGGATCGCCTCTCTCTTACTTACGCCGGTTGTGTAGGTTTCTTGATCTGCTGCGGTGAATGTTTGGTTAGTCTGGTTGTTTGCTTGATCCGACTATCAGAAATGCAGAATCTGACTGTTTACAGATCTGTTGCTCAGCTCTTGTGTACAGTGGACTGGTTAATGGCTCTCGTGGTCGTTTGTGTTTGGAATTGTTTGCCGTTTAGATGTTGACCTCTATCGTAGTCTCTTGATAGATTATTTGTTTTACTTCCTTGTGGAATGGTTTTGTAGATTGGGAGCTGGGTTGCTGTGCCTTGCACTGAATGTTATGATGTTCATTCAGTATTGTAGTCTGTAGTGGGTTTTGATTGCACATTGGAACTACAGTTTGGCTCGTTTGCCTCCTTTTTAGGTGACTGCAGTACCCTAGTAAGATTAATTGTACTGCAATTTGGAGCTTGAATTATTTGGTTGAGACCAATTGTAACTTCATTGGTATCATGTTCAGTTAATGTTTGTGTTGGCAATTTATATTCTGAAATGGAATGGGACTGAAGTTTACCTCTTTGGCTTGCTTTTGCCGTGCCCTAGAGATGAATACAGCGCCCTAGAATGATACCAGCCTCTGATTAATACTTCTTCAAGATCTCTTCCATATCTAGCGGACAATGGAGGCTGGAATACTTGTTTGTTGATGTCTGAACCCTCATTATCTGTTGCTGTGTTGGTAATGCAGAATTTGTATGTTCATTTGGTATCTCTGGTTAAACCGTGCTTGTGATATATATTTATTGTTGTTGATATTTAAAACCTAAGATGTATTAATTTCTAACGCTGGTTGTGTGTAACATGTGGCTCCGTTCAAATAGTCTAATTTGTTTCTTTGTTCAGGCAAGTTGATTATCCTCGCAAACAACTGCCCGCCGCTCAGGAAATCTGAGATTGAGTACTACGCTATGTTGGCAAAGATCAGCGTGCACCACTTCCATGGAAGTAAGATTCTTTAATCCTATCCCCAAATCATTCCTTCCAATGCTTGTTTGATGAGTATGAATTAGCTTGTGTATCACCACTATCTCACCTGGTACATTGTATGGTTGTCTGTTGCAATATGTGTTAATGTAACTTTCTTCTTCCAGACAACGTTGATCTTGGAACTGCCTGCGGCAAGTACTACCGGGTGGGCTGTCTCAGCATCATTGATCCGGGTGACTCGgacatcatcaccaccaccgctccTGGCAACACCCAGTGAAGAGGGCCTTACCTATTTTAGTCTGAGATGAGATGTAGTGTGGAGCTGGCAAACACAGTTCAAACTTCCTGTGACTGTTTTGTAACGCATTCATATGGTTTTGTTTTATGAGATGTTTCTTTAAATCTATGGAGCAGTGCAATCTTTGATGTGCCCATTTTGATGGTTAGTAGTTCACATGTTCGGCTGTTATAAGAAAGTGAAATTTGGCCAATGTCATCAGCAATTATTATTCCTTGCAGAAACACCTTTGATGAAAAACGAACTTACAATGAAATTAAGTGTTCGGATGTGATCAGGTTTCCTTTCTGACTGTACCTTTCCCTATATCCATCTCGGTCTTTCGGTATCAGCCATTTGTAGAGACCTGTGAAGGCATGGGGAAGAAACAAAACTGTCTTGACTGTGGATCAGCCTGTAAGTGGACACAGAGCTGACCACGGTGCTGCCAGTCCATCCCATTTATTTCTGTTTATTGGACACCAATGGGCAGGGGGAAAATACTCACGGACACCTATGAGATATGGAGGCTGGCCATTGAAAATTCGCACCATCAGCTCTTCAACTTCTGCATGGAGGCTCCATGGGTTGCTGCCCATCACTCTGCCCGCCCCCTGTGCTCCTCTTCTCTAGCCACGTCCATCCCATCCTTTGAGCAGCAAAGGTCCGGCGAGGTCCACGGGGAAGCACAGGTCGGCAGTGAGTTCGCTGGAAGAAGAGCCGCAAGAAGGCAGCGATGCCCTTGGTTTAATCCCACCGGCCTTCACTTTTTTCTGGCCGTGGTGGATCTTGTGCTGAAATTCAAGTCTTAAGCTAGCAATGGATCTTATATCATGAATTTTGTTGATGTCCGAAAATTGGTCACAGAACTGTGGCTGGCTATAGAAATAATCAAAAGCTCCTTTCAATTGCCAATCCCTAGATTTCAGTGCCTGAAGGGCAACCTTCTAGCCTTCTAGCTGCATCATCTGATCATCTGATGACATCATTAGATGTATATTTCGACTCAAAATTTCGCTTAGAGTTTTGCTAAAATAAAACTGTTTCACAAACGAGCTTAGGAGAGGTGAGAATGATTTCTTGTCGTGCTTAGAACTACTGACCTGTGTAGTGCATGTACATACATGCATACTTCAGAACGATTATTATGTAAAGAAACCGGCCCCATCGTAAACCGCGAACGGACGGCATCCGACTCCGACCCTTCTTATGATTAACCCCTTCTTATTAACCCCGTCGGGAGGCAGGTGGTGAAGCCCAAACCTCTCGCAAACAAACCCCCGCTGCCCGCGCGACGCTCGATTCCGCCGCCGGCTCCCAACGCTCCCGACGCACGAttccgccgccgcccgcgcgACATAGCAGGTTATCCCGGTTTCTCTCTTCGTGGATTAGCCTGCCAGCACAGTTTTAGCGACTTAAACTGGTGTGTTATTTTTAGTTCTGCTTTGCCTGCTTGGGGGCATACAGTTGCGGGTTCGGATCTACTAATTTCACTCAAGGTCCTGATCTGAGTAGAATTCGATGGAATCGGAGGATCTAGTTGTGCCCACAACTACTTCTGAGCCAGTGGATGTGCTGACCAAGCCACTCCCGCCCACCAAGCCACCATACCTTCCATACAAAGAGGACAAAGAAAAGCGGGACAAGGAGGAGGAACGGGCAGAGATTGAAGCCGCGGAAGAGAAGTGACACAACATTATGCTATCAGGCATGGAAGTCCTGAGGAGGACGGGCCAGCTTATCGAAATCGTGGACTGCAAGATTGATGTGCGACTCTTGGTCAACCGCAAGAGTAACTGTGACGAAATCAAGTGGGGAAATGAGTAAGTATTATGCTTGAATATGCAAATGGAGTTTTCTTTTATGTCTACATCCAGAGTAAATCATTGATGGTATACCTTGCTGTGGGGTTTTAACTATTTTTCTTAGCTTAGCCTGATTAATTACGGTTAAATGTAATTTTCCAAATTTTTTTTTGTTCTAGGCCTGTTGATAAAGAGATTGTGCTCGAGAGAGAAAATGCCCTCTGGAATGCTGCTATGGAATATCGGAAAGTTCATAACATGGTGATCAGTTACTTCCTTCATTGATATTTTATTATCATTTATATTGTTTATTGTTACACCCACTGCAAAAGTGAGCATGAAAATAATACCGattttgtaatatcccaggtttagaggcaataaaatgagagaacaccaaagtgtgcattgcattcatgcatagaaaatccggggaattttcgcgctttcaaataaaacttaccacagtaactgaagtttcacttgacttgctgaaattgaagtagatcatcaagtcaagcgctataaacttcactgtgatatttgctaaaaccttgttttgggtagagatgatttgatctatggattagatcaaatagaattagatttatatcaacacattctttaagaatcgaagcctaacttattaacacttaaaagttagaaaCTACCTTtgggtgtaaattaattcacttctaaacttattaccaaataaggtaaaccacagggtctaaagtgcataaaagccacacattcttatttaaatcataacttattaaatatatggaatatcataaaactaaatccatttacattacaaattatagttcaaactatttgaataaaactaactatgggtattttgaaactcatatgatcatgccttggtgaaatcaaacaccaactatccaaatttgaggaataaccttcaaccttgatcttttgatcaatattataatataaatccaatccaatatgatatagtgactcatccacaataataaaaccatccacaagatatttaataacaaatgccacttggctatccaaaaataaatcatatgagaggataatgatctttccacataggatgaaaatatctacatgacttgctttccaagctatgccacctcatgctcaaaggattgctatggataagggcatgacacccaagcaccttacttatcaaaccaacacaagagtcaccacctatgtgtcatgatactagagcttgcccaagcctataaatagagccacacccttcatccatttgctcatcaagtaccatgttacatgggaacaaacacatagagccactccatgtgaattagctagaatcaagatgaagaagctaggaggtg
It includes:
- the LOC127311779 gene encoding large ribosomal subunit protein eL30, with amino-acid sequence MAPTKKTKKSTENINNKLQLVMKSGKYTLGYRTVLKTLRSSKGKLIILANNCPPLRKSEIEYYAMLAKISVHHFHGNNVDLGTACGKYYRVGCLSIIDPGDSDIITTTAPGNTQ